The Vespula vulgaris chromosome 3, iyVesVulg1.1, whole genome shotgun sequence DNA window GAATTAGAATCTGTATTGCTATCATTATATTCTTGACCTCGAAGTAAGAATATAAGGTCATATGGAGATCCAGGTATTATAGTTATTGGCCCATGTACTTCTAcagagataatataataattaaatttcagtGTATCAAATTACACTACTTGTTACtaacaacaaaattaattcatttatactTTGTTTCATGAATCATACTCACCTACATTCCATAAAGTTTTTTCCCATGAAACAGATGATTGTGGTTCATCAACTGGTGGACATATCATAGTATCACATggtaaaacatataaaaacacAAGTATCGTTGCTATgcataataatatagatataactaAACAGAAACGTCGAAGAGGAGACATATCTCTACGTTTCCACAAATCATTTTGTGTATTTCCTTCTATTATCATTTTAGGTATATCATCTCTATAACACTTAATTATGTTTTGTCCATTCCTAGTTCGATTTGCTAAATTTCTAGTTTCATCCAATGGATAATACGTTCCATGTTCAACTGTGGTAGGCTCCTAAAATTATGTGATATAGAGttaaaattagaatatatgtaaaatttctttaagataaaattttaagatgttttaaatataagatttgTAAGTGACCTAATtactttcttcatttatttttcaaataattgatCTCACcgttgtttctctctcatcgttagtttctttgtttgttaaaTCACTTCTTTGTGTTACATGTTCATCCTCATCTTCGGTGTCAGTATTGCTCATACACTGAGGAAGAGGTGTATAACCTTTCCCACTGTGATGCTCGGCAGACATGATAAGATGAggtttgataaaattattgatctatATCTGCCAATTTAGCGATTATCAATAtcataatatcatttatcagTTCATATTGAGTGCAATTATCGAAAATCAATGTTTCACGTCAAACATTACTGATCTTCTCTATCACGAATAAACTTGAATTAATCTGAAGATGTGAATGCAATATCTAACGATTATAGAGGGCAGATCAACTGACAACTGAACCACTTCAAACTTGATGGTAACAATggcgaatttaaaaaatattttatattaattattttgttttgaaagaaatattaacatatttattatttatttgttctgtAACTATACTATTATGGAAAAAGGTaccataaataaaaaataattaattgcaaATTATTACTTAAGTAAATACTTATTATTCAATGTTACTTTAACAGTCATAATTGAGGAAtgaaacatgtatatataatatataataatgtataatgtataacgTATAATAAGGATATTATGAATGTTAGAAATATAAGGTGgtaataattacttttaaaataaatatgggATTAAAATGTTACGTTTTTTTGGATAGttttgaaaagtttttttatACCATAAGTGAGTCATCATAGCACATTGTAcctataaaaattatgttattttagaaaattgcacacacatacatacacaaatttttatatctatatatttacttacttgGTTTATTACAACCCAAAATGTAATGTAATGAAATGTATTACTTTGCCAAAGAATAATAGATAAcattaaatacattaaaatttctGTAAATTGCAATGGTGTAgacaaatattcaaataagcCACCATGCGGTACTTTATAGCCATCAAAGacaactttattattttcagattTTCTTAAATTAGCTAAGATAAAATTACTTTGTAATTGTATTAAcgaggataataaaaatatattagcaCAAACTATTTGCAAGAGCGTTAATGTATGCCAGTGAATTAATTCTTTAGAATCTATAAGGAGATTCGTTTTagtaaaaaacatttttaatatacattatttaatttttatagaagaaTATATTACCTCGAATGAAACCATATGATTCACCCATAATACTTAATATTGTTcctatataatgtaaatatccAACTATATaatgaagaatattaatttttttatcagagAAAACATTAACATAATGCGTTTCATAGAATCTTTTCCAACAATGAATAGCAAGAAGTATTATAGTTAAAAATCCACATTCTGGTGATactaaaaatcaaaatatataatatatcaattataacaaaccaataaaaaatatattataactataaaaatagtgcatttattcaaatatattttacttaatgCTTTTCTAGACGTGCCAAGTGATGTATCTAATAaccaatatataatttctggAATTGTTCcgttcataaaatatttatagaaaaataggaTAAAAGAACAAGTAAAAATTGGTGCTGCAAAGACATAGAAATGTCTAAACCATCtgaaatcgaatataatagagaaaatagcaatttatttcaagaaaaagttatttataaaaataaccaATTATATACAATGACTCACTTTTTTGGTACTTCAGTTTTTGCAATTATAGGTTGATGAATTTTAATTGCATATTTACCGTAATTAAACGTACGTGTAATTAAAACAGGTACATAAGCTTCAGCATAGAGGATAAGAGATCCAAAAATGAATGTTgtacaagagaaaaatataaataaataacgtataaaatttacatCCATTGTTCTTGAATCTTTCCGTTACGAGCGATCACTCAAGACATAAATACTTGgaaagtattcttttttttatagaaagtagttcttttaatataacagaaagcttatataatactttctgTATGTGAAATATCCAGCCATCTATAACAATACAACAAAAACacaattattgtatttatcaGACTTCactttaataatgattatcacatttatattataaaaaacgaaaggtCACACGTAGTGGCCATCAtacttatattacattatatacttatattaaattatataagtatgatctgttataaaaaacaattattttattatgttacatcattattactattacatatatttttaattcaacaaTTTTGTACAAAAATTGGACGGATTTTTTTCaggatttttttatataaaa harbors:
- the LOC127062335 gene encoding polyprenol reductase, producing MDVNFIRYLFIFFSCTTFIFGSLILYAEAYVPVLITRTFNYGKYAIKIHQPIIAKTEVPKKWFRHFYVFAAPIFTCSFILFFYKYFMNGTIPEIIYWLLDTSLGTSRKALISPECGFLTIILLAIHCWKRFYETHYVNVFSDKKINILHYIVGYLHYIGTILSIMGESYGFIRDSKELIHWHTLTLLQIVCANIFLLSSLIQLQSNFILANLRKSENNKVVFDGYKVPHGGLFEYLSTPLQFTEILMYLMLSIILWQSNTFHYITFWVVINQVQCAMMTHLWYKKTFQNYPKKRNILIPYLF